The Allochromatium tepidum genome has a window encoding:
- the mlaD gene encoding outer membrane lipid asymmetry maintenance protein MlaD encodes MAKRRNVELMVGTFVALGLVALFFLAVQVSNLSLNTAGEGYLLQARFANVGSLKVRAPVTMAGVRIGRVESVRFDKDTYEAVVSMRIDAAIDSIPDDTFANIFTSGLLGEQYIGLEPGGSPEHLRAGDEIVNTQSALVLEQMIGQFLFKKAGESG; translated from the coding sequence ATGGCGAAACGACGCAATGTCGAACTGATGGTCGGAACCTTCGTGGCCCTGGGGCTGGTCGCGCTCTTCTTCCTGGCCGTGCAGGTGAGCAATCTCAGCCTGAACACGGCCGGCGAGGGCTATCTGCTCCAGGCGCGCTTTGCCAATGTCGGCAGTCTCAAGGTGCGCGCACCCGTGACCATGGCCGGGGTGCGCATCGGGCGCGTCGAGTCGGTGCGCTTCGACAAGGACACCTACGAGGCGGTGGTGTCGATGCGGATCGACGCGGCGATCGACTCGATCCCGGACGATACCTTCGCCAACATCTTCACGTCCGGTCTGCTCGGCGAGCAGTACATCGGTCTGGAGCCGGGCGGCAGCCCCGAGCACCTGCGCGCCGGCGACGAGATCGTCAACACCCAGTCGGCCCTGGTGCTCGAACAGATGATCGGACAATTCCTTTTCAAGAAAGCAGGTGAGAGCGGCTGA
- the mlaE gene encoding lipid asymmetry maintenance ABC transporter permease subunit MlaE, with protein MLDPLARLGRGVLDALERLGRGHLLLLAILLGLGEVLRRPRLLWEQMFNIGVLSLLIVGVSGLFVGMVLGLQGYYVLSQFGAAQSLGVMVAASLVRELGPVVTALLVAGRAGSALTAEIGLMKATEQLSGLEMMAVDPVRRILVPRFVGGVLSMPLLAAIFSAVGVLGGYFVGVGLLGVDEGAYWSQMQAKIDFDEDLVNGVIKSLAFGVVVTWIALFQGYDTVPTSEGVSRSTTRAVVHSALVVLGLDFVLTALMFGD; from the coding sequence ATGCTCGATCCGCTGGCGCGACTCGGTCGCGGCGTGCTCGACGCCCTGGAACGGCTCGGGCGCGGCCATCTGCTGCTCTTGGCGATCCTGCTCGGTCTGGGCGAGGTGCTGCGCCGTCCGCGTCTGCTCTGGGAGCAGATGTTCAACATCGGCGTGCTGTCGCTCCTGATCGTGGGCGTCTCGGGGCTGTTCGTCGGCATGGTGCTGGGGTTGCAGGGGTATTATGTGCTCTCGCAGTTCGGTGCCGCCCAGAGTCTTGGCGTCATGGTCGCCGCCTCGCTGGTGCGCGAACTCGGCCCCGTGGTCACGGCCCTGCTGGTGGCCGGACGTGCCGGCTCGGCGCTCACCGCCGAGATCGGGCTGATGAAGGCGACCGAGCAACTCTCGGGTCTGGAGATGATGGCGGTCGATCCGGTGCGGCGCATCCTGGTCCCGCGATTCGTCGGCGGCGTTCTGTCGATGCCCTTGCTCGCGGCCATCTTCAGCGCCGTCGGCGTACTGGGCGGCTATTTCGTCGGTGTGGGCCTGCTCGGGGTCGACGAGGGCGCCTACTGGAGCCAGATGCAGGCCAAGATCGACTTCGATGAGGATCTGGTCAACGGCGTGATCAAGAGTCTGGCCTTCGGCGTGGTCGTGACCTGGATCGCGCTCTTCCAGGGCTATGACACGGTTCCGACCTCTGAGGGCGTGAGCCGCTCGACCACCCGCGCGGTGGTGCACTCGGCCCTGGTGGTGCTGGGGCTGGATTTCGTATTGACGGCGCTGATGTTCGGAGATTGA
- a CDS encoding ABC transporter ATP-binding protein, whose product MTEQGLESDGVLERLDVASDGLDARPEVLVEIRGLCFRRGERVIFEDLDLDIRRGTVTAVMGPSGTGKTTLLKLITGQLHPDAGTIRVDGRDVTRLDRAELYRLRRRMGMLFQSGALLTDLSVFDNVAYPLREHTDLSASMVRKLVLLKLEAVGLRGARDLMPSELSGGMARRVALARAIALDPMMILYDEPFTGQDPISMGMLTALIRQLNDASGLTSILVSHDVRETASIADYLYVIFEGRVVAQGTPDALAADRSEWVRQFMDGLPDGPVHFHYPAPELAEDLLTGRAR is encoded by the coding sequence ATGACGGAACAAGGGCTTGAGTCGGATGGCGTATTGGAGCGCCTTGACGTGGCGAGCGATGGGCTCGACGCGCGCCCGGAGGTGCTCGTCGAGATCCGTGGTCTGTGCTTTCGCCGTGGCGAGCGGGTCATCTTCGAGGATCTAGATCTCGACATCCGGCGCGGAACTGTGACGGCCGTGATGGGGCCGAGCGGGACCGGCAAGACCACCCTGCTCAAGCTCATCACCGGGCAACTACACCCGGACGCCGGAACCATCCGCGTCGACGGCCGGGACGTGACCCGGCTCGACAGGGCCGAACTCTACCGGCTGCGTCGGCGTATGGGGATGCTCTTCCAGTCGGGTGCGCTCCTGACCGATCTGAGTGTCTTCGACAATGTCGCCTATCCCCTGCGTGAGCACACCGATCTGAGCGCCTCGATGGTACGCAAGCTGGTGCTGCTCAAGCTGGAGGCCGTGGGGTTGCGCGGAGCGCGCGACCTGATGCCGAGCGAGCTGTCCGGGGGCATGGCGCGTCGGGTGGCCCTGGCGCGGGCGATCGCGCTCGATCCCATGATGATCCTCTACGACGAGCCCTTCACCGGTCAGGATCCGATCTCGATGGGGATGCTGACGGCGCTCATCCGCCAGCTCAACGACGCCTCTGGCCTGACCAGCATCCTGGTCTCGCACGACGTGCGCGAGACGGCGAGCATCGCCGACTATCTCTATGTGATCTTCGAGGGTCGAGTGGTCGCCCAGGGCACGCCGGACGCACTGGCGGCCGATCGCTCCGAGTGGGTGCGTCAGTTCATGGACGGTCTGCCGGACGGGCCTGTGCATTTCCACTACCCGGCCCCCGAACTGGCCGAGGATCTGCTGACCGGGAGGGCGCGCTGA
- a CDS encoding KpsF/GutQ family sugar-phosphate isomerase has product MTERRRLGTPPAVLSPEQADQIKRLGRAVIETEAKAVAALAERIDDAFVVACAHMLACDGRIVVLGMGKSGHIGGKIAATLASTGSPAFFVHPGEASHGDLGMITPRDVVLAISNSGETDELLTILPIIKRLGVPLVVMTGRRESTLAREADVHLDISVATEACPLGLAPTSSTTAALAMGDALAIALLESRGFTAEDFARSHPAGRLGRRLLLHVDDVMHRGERLPWVALGTSLLDTLEEISRKGLGMSAVVNPDGTLAGVFTDGDLRRALDRGIDVHHTAIDTVMTRQCATIQSGALAVEAVRLMESRAINGLLVVDARGRLIGALNMHDLLRAGVV; this is encoded by the coding sequence ATGACTGAACGACGACGACTCGGTACACCGCCGGCTGTGCTCTCACCCGAGCAAGCCGATCAGATCAAGCGCCTCGGGCGTGCCGTGATCGAGACCGAGGCCAAGGCCGTGGCGGCACTCGCCGAACGGATCGACGACGCCTTCGTCGTCGCCTGCGCCCACATGCTCGCCTGCGACGGGCGCATCGTGGTGCTCGGCATGGGCAAATCCGGCCACATCGGCGGCAAGATCGCCGCCACCCTGGCCAGCACCGGCAGTCCGGCCTTCTTCGTCCATCCCGGCGAGGCCAGCCACGGCGATCTGGGCATGATCACCCCGCGTGACGTGGTGCTGGCCATCTCCAACTCGGGCGAGACCGATGAACTGCTGACCATCCTGCCCATCATCAAGCGGCTCGGCGTGCCCCTGGTCGTCATGACCGGACGGCGCGAGTCCACGCTGGCGCGCGAGGCCGATGTCCATCTCGACATCAGCGTCGCCACGGAGGCCTGTCCGCTCGGCCTGGCGCCGACCTCCAGCACCACGGCGGCCCTGGCGATGGGCGATGCCCTGGCCATCGCGCTGCTCGAAAGCCGCGGCTTCACCGCCGAGGACTTCGCCCGCTCGCATCCGGCCGGCCGTCTCGGAAGACGCCTGCTGCTGCACGTCGACGACGTGATGCACCGGGGCGAGCGCCTGCCCTGGGTGGCACTCGGCACCTCGCTGCTCGATACGCTGGAAGAGATCTCACGCAAGGGGCTGGGCATGAGCGCCGTGGTGAACCCGGACGGCACCCTGGCCGGCGTCTTCACCGACGGCGACCTGCGCCGCGCGCTCGATCGCGGCATCGACGTCCATCACACAGCGATCGATACGGTCATGACGCGCCAATGCGCCACCATCCAGTCGGGCGCGCTGGCCGTCGAGGCGGTGCGGCTCATGGAGTCGCGCGCCATCAACGGCCTGTTGGTCGTCGACGCGCGAGGACGCCTGATCGGGGCGCTCAACATGCACGACCTGCTGCGCGCCGGGGTCGTCTGA
- the kdsC gene encoding 3-deoxy-manno-octulosonate-8-phosphatase KdsC: MTELRERASRIRLVIFDVDGVLTDGSLFLGDDGQEYKAFNSRDGHGMVLLQESGIRLAVITGRTSNVVQMRMESLGVSDIFQGYRHKLPAYEQLKQRHGLTDEQIAYVGDDVIDLPVMRRVGLAIAVADADPRVRDLAHWRTTVPGGRGAAREVCEFILDAQGRLEPLLASYT, translated from the coding sequence ATGACAGAGCTTCGAGAACGCGCCTCACGCATCCGGCTGGTCATCTTCGACGTCGATGGCGTGCTCACCGACGGCAGTCTCTTTCTCGGTGACGATGGCCAGGAGTACAAGGCGTTCAATTCGCGCGACGGTCACGGCATGGTCTTGCTCCAGGAGAGCGGCATCCGACTGGCCGTCATCACGGGGCGTACCTCGAACGTGGTCCAGATGCGCATGGAGAGCCTGGGTGTCTCGGACATCTTCCAGGGCTATCGTCACAAGCTCCCGGCCTACGAACAGCTCAAACAGCGCCATGGACTCACCGATGAGCAGATCGCCTATGTCGGCGACGACGTCATCGATCTGCCGGTGATGCGCCGGGTCGGGCTGGCGATCGCAGTCGCCGACGCCGATCCCAGGGTGCGCGATCTGGCCCACTGGCGCACCACGGTGCCCGGCGGACGCGGCGCGGCACGCGAGGTCTGCGAATTCATCCTCGACGCCCAGGGCCGGCTCGAACCCCTGCTGGCCTCCTACACATGA
- the lptC gene encoding LPS export ABC transporter periplasmic protein LptC, producing the protein MTHFAERQHGARRQWLLGIGFVLLGLGAWWQLRSLPEDDGVRAPRERRPDYIVQGLSALETDAGGQPSRRLSAERLRHYADEDLSELDEPRLVLYRPDGPPWFAQARLGQIQAGGDQVRLTGAVRFDREADAANRPIHLQTEAMDIWRRTGLAETDLPVRIDSDGDSITANGMKLWYLEDASRTSFHGRARIRLSPESEPERRPTP; encoded by the coding sequence ATGACCCACTTCGCCGAGCGTCAGCATGGAGCACGCCGCCAGTGGCTGCTCGGGATCGGCTTCGTGCTCCTGGGACTCGGCGCCTGGTGGCAGCTTCGCTCCCTGCCCGAGGACGATGGCGTCCGCGCACCACGCGAGCGCCGACCCGACTATATCGTCCAGGGACTCTCGGCCCTGGAGACCGATGCCGGTGGTCAACCGAGCCGACGTCTGAGTGCCGAGCGGCTGCGCCACTATGCCGACGAGGATCTCTCCGAACTCGATGAGCCGCGCCTGGTGCTCTATCGCCCCGACGGGCCGCCTTGGTTCGCTCAGGCGCGCCTGGGCCAGATCCAGGCCGGCGGCGATCAGGTGCGTCTGACCGGCGCCGTTCGCTTCGACCGCGAGGCCGACGCCGCCAACCGCCCGATCCACCTGCAAACCGAGGCCATGGACATCTGGCGCCGGACCGGACTGGCCGAGACCGATCTGCCGGTGCGCATCGACAGCGATGGTGACTCGATCACCGCCAACGGGATGAAGCTCTGGTATCTGGAGGACGCCTCGCGCACCAGCTTCCACGGCCGCGCCCGCATCCGGCTCTCACCCGAATCCGAACCCGAACGCCGGCCGACACCATGA
- the lptA gene encoding lipopolysaccharide transport periplasmic protein LptA codes for MFYSFSKWSPILGLLLGLGLITPVRALEEDAKQPIYIEADEVEVRESDNTSIYVGNVQVDQGSMQLRADHVTVYHRADRQPRLIIALGQPASYKQLLDDDQGEVRAFAKRMEFDADKDELVLIGEGLLIQGEDRLTGERILYDRAKARFRAGGAGRVKITITPDES; via the coding sequence ATGTTCTACAGTTTCTCCAAGTGGTCGCCGATCCTCGGCCTCCTGCTCGGCCTCGGTCTGATCACACCTGTCCGGGCACTCGAAGAGGACGCCAAGCAGCCGATCTACATCGAGGCCGACGAGGTCGAGGTGCGCGAGTCAGACAATACCAGCATCTATGTCGGCAACGTCCAGGTCGATCAGGGCAGCATGCAGCTACGCGCCGACCATGTGACCGTCTACCATCGTGCCGACCGTCAGCCGCGTCTGATCATTGCGCTCGGCCAACCGGCCAGCTACAAGCAGTTGCTCGACGACGACCAGGGCGAGGTCCGGGCCTTCGCCAAGCGCATGGAATTCGACGCCGACAAGGACGAGCTGGTGCTGATCGGCGAGGGCCTTCTGATCCAGGGCGAGGATCGGCTCACGGGCGAACGCATCCTCTACGACCGGGCCAAGGCGCGTTTCCGGGCCGGCGGCGCGGGCCGGGTCAAGATCACCATCACCCCGGACGAGTCATGA
- the lptB gene encoding LPS export ABC transporter ATP-binding protein, with product MSGLRAEHLMKRYGSRQVLQDVSVRVEPGEVVGLLGPNGAGKTTCFYLIVGLIHADQGRILLDGRDLTRLPMHARARAGLSYLAQEPSIFRKLSARENILAILETRRDLKRSEREERGERLLEDLGIAHVADSLALSLSGGERRRLEIARALAVEPTVMLLDEPFAGVDPIAVGDIKSIVTHLRDRSIGVLITDHNVRETLAICDRGYIIGSGSVIAAGEPSELLANQRVRDVYLGADFSM from the coding sequence ATGAGCGGTCTGCGTGCCGAACACCTGATGAAGCGCTACGGCAGCCGCCAGGTGCTCCAGGACGTCAGCGTCCGGGTCGAGCCGGGCGAGGTCGTGGGCCTGCTCGGTCCCAACGGCGCCGGCAAGACGACCTGCTTCTATCTGATCGTCGGTCTGATCCACGCCGACCAGGGCCGCATCCTGCTCGACGGGCGCGACCTCACCCGCCTGCCCATGCACGCCCGGGCGCGCGCCGGACTGAGCTATCTGGCCCAGGAACCCTCGATCTTCCGCAAACTGAGCGCACGCGAGAACATCCTGGCCATCCTGGAGACGCGGCGCGACCTCAAGCGCTCCGAGCGCGAGGAGCGCGGCGAGCGTCTGCTGGAGGATCTGGGCATCGCCCATGTCGCCGACTCGCTCGCGCTCAGTCTCTCGGGCGGTGAACGCCGGCGGCTGGAGATCGCACGCGCCCTGGCGGTCGAACCCACGGTGATGCTGCTCGACGAACCCTTCGCCGGCGTCGACCCGATCGCGGTCGGCGACATCAAGTCGATCGTCACCCATCTGCGCGACCGCTCCATCGGCGTGCTCATCACCGACCACAATGTGCGCGAGACGCTCGCCATCTGCGACCGCGGCTACATCATCGGCAGCGGCAGCGTGATCGCCGCCGGTGAGCCTTCAGAGCTGCTGGCCAACCAGCGCGTGCGTGATGTCTATCTGGGTGCCGATTTTTCCATGTAG
- a CDS encoding RNA polymerase factor sigma-54 gives MKPSIQLRLSQQLTMTPQLQQAIKLLQLSTLELQHEIREALESNLMLEEGEESERLDAGVLEDARLPRLDDDGFRSSESESESPLEREVRAESNEMPEELPVDTQWADVFDGYLPPTAQGSSDDADYDPLLHRSRPQTLWDHLTWQLNLSRLSERDFMIAQAVIDAIDADGYLRADVEELVATIDDPTIGADEVETQIHRVQSLEPAGVGARDPRECLLIQLRQLPRETPWRDLAIAVCETGFEHLPRGDVAALARLLKASERELTRALDLIRGLNPKPGRLIQETPSEYVVPDIFVRKNEGRWQVELNPDITPRLRVNADYARLVRRADQSADGQTLKSHLQEARWFIKSLASRNDTLLRVGAKIVEMQQDFLEYGDEGMRPMVLRDIAEALELHESTISRVTTQKYMHTPRGTFELKYFFSSHVNTTSGGECSSTAIRALIRKLIAGESPRKPLSDNKIAEELANQGIDVARRTVAKYREAMGIPASSERKRLA, from the coding sequence ATGAAGCCATCCATTCAGCTTCGACTCAGTCAGCAACTCACCATGACGCCCCAGTTGCAGCAGGCGATCAAACTGCTGCAATTGTCGACGCTCGAGTTGCAGCACGAGATCCGGGAGGCGCTCGAAAGCAATCTGATGCTGGAGGAAGGCGAGGAATCCGAGCGGCTCGACGCCGGGGTGCTGGAGGACGCGCGCCTGCCCCGGCTCGACGACGACGGCTTCCGTTCCAGCGAGTCCGAGTCCGAATCGCCCCTGGAGCGCGAGGTACGCGCCGAGTCCAACGAGATGCCGGAGGAGCTGCCGGTCGACACTCAATGGGCCGACGTCTTCGACGGCTATCTGCCGCCGACGGCGCAGGGTTCGAGTGACGACGCCGACTACGACCCGCTGCTGCACCGCTCGCGTCCGCAGACGCTCTGGGATCATCTGACCTGGCAACTGAACCTCAGCCGCCTGAGCGAGCGCGACTTCATGATCGCCCAGGCCGTGATCGACGCCATCGATGCCGACGGCTATCTGCGCGCCGACGTCGAGGAGCTGGTGGCCACCATCGACGATCCGACGATCGGCGCCGATGAGGTCGAGACCCAGATCCATCGCGTCCAGTCGCTCGAGCCGGCCGGCGTCGGCGCGCGCGATCCGCGCGAGTGCCTGCTGATCCAATTGCGCCAACTGCCGCGCGAAACGCCCTGGCGCGATCTGGCCATCGCCGTGTGCGAGACCGGATTCGAGCATCTGCCGCGCGGCGACGTCGCCGCCCTCGCCCGCCTGCTCAAGGCGTCCGAGCGCGAGCTGACCCGCGCGCTCGATCTCATCCGCGGACTCAACCCGAAGCCGGGCCGCTTGATCCAGGAGACGCCCTCGGAGTACGTTGTCCCCGACATCTTCGTGCGCAAGAACGAGGGCCGCTGGCAGGTCGAATTGAACCCGGACATTACCCCCAGACTCAGAGTCAATGCCGACTACGCGCGCCTGGTGCGGCGTGCCGACCAGAGCGCCGACGGCCAGACGCTCAAGAGCCACTTACAGGAGGCGCGCTGGTTCATCAAGAGCCTGGCGAGCCGCAACGACACCTTGCTGCGCGTGGGGGCCAAGATCGTCGAGATGCAGCAGGACTTCCTCGAATACGGCGACGAGGGGATGCGCCCCATGGTGCTGCGCGACATCGCCGAGGCTCTGGAACTGCACGAATCGACCATCTCGCGGGTGACGACGCAGAAATACATGCATACACCACGAGGCACCTTCGAACTCAAATATTTCTTCTCGTCCCACGTCAACACCACTTCCGGCGGCGAATGCTCGTCGACGGCGATCCGCGCCCTGATCCGCAAGCTGATCGCGGGAGAATCCCCGCGCAAGCCACTCAGCGACAACAAGATCGCCGAGGAACTGGCGAATCAGGGCATCGACGTCGCGCGCCGAACAGTCGCCAAATACCGCGAGGCCATGGGTATCCCAGCCTCGAGTGAGCGCAAACGCCTGGCTTGA
- the hpf gene encoding ribosome hibernation-promoting factor, HPF/YfiA family, translating to MQINLTGHHIDVTDALKSYVDSKFERLARHFDHVINAHVVLSVEKLEQKAEATLHVNGGKVFADSVHEDMYAAIDGLIDKLDRQIIRYKEKKSSHRGGAVKVAEAE from the coding sequence ATGCAAATCAATCTGACGGGTCATCACATCGACGTCACCGATGCGCTGAAGTCCTATGTCGACAGCAAATTCGAGCGTCTGGCACGCCACTTCGACCACGTCATCAACGCCCATGTCGTCCTGAGCGTCGAGAAGCTCGAGCAGAAGGCCGAAGCCACGCTCCATGTCAACGGCGGCAAGGTCTTCGCCGACTCCGTGCACGAGGACATGTATGCGGCCATCGACGGCCTGATCGACAAGCTCGATCGTCAGATCATCCGCTACAAGGAGAAGAAGAGCAGCCATCGCGGCGGAGCCGTCAAGGTGGCCGAAGCCGAATGA
- a CDS encoding PTS sugar transporter subunit IIA: MLGPDLINEARIGCGLEIASKKRLLETLAELLAGDHPRLQPETVFEHLLERERLGSTGLGHGIALPHARMKDVGEVVGAFVQTVKGVDYDAADGEPVDLAFALLVPEAANEEHLRLLAHLASLFSDPNMRARLRESGSCAEILRVLNAY, translated from the coding sequence ATGTTAGGCCCTGACCTGATCAACGAAGCCCGTATCGGATGCGGCCTCGAGATCGCCAGCAAGAAGCGGCTGCTCGAGACGCTGGCCGAGCTGCTCGCCGGCGACCATCCCCGACTCCAGCCCGAGACCGTCTTCGAGCATCTGCTCGAACGCGAGCGTCTGGGCAGTACCGGACTCGGCCACGGCATCGCCCTGCCCCACGCACGCATGAAGGACGTCGGCGAGGTGGTCGGCGCCTTCGTGCAGACCGTCAAGGGTGTCGATTACGACGCGGCCGACGGCGAGCCGGTCGACCTGGCCTTCGCGCTGCTCGTGCCCGAGGCGGCCAACGAGGAGCATCTGCGGCTGCTCGCGCACCTGGCCAGCCTGTTCAGCGATCCGAACATGCGTGCCCGACTGCGAGAATCCGGCTCGTGCGCCGAGATCCTGCGCGTCCTGAACGCCTACTAG
- the hprK gene encoding HPr(Ser) kinase/phosphatase: MIDSLQSVVVQTGAQLKLRWLTPEPQAPRPLRGADPGQSLIGSLNLIHPNRLQVVGPPEQAYLAALGRTARDETLDKLFADQPAAIILSDAITPNADLLERAGATRTPLLGSTLGDQELINHLRYFLTQALAERKTIHGVFIEVLGMGVLLIGAPAVGKSELALDLITRGHRLIADDAPRFARIAPEVIEGSCPETLRDFLEVRGLGILNIRAMFGEGAVLRDKTLNLVVDLQPLAQPELECIDRLTGSLSAMNVLGVAIPKIIMPVAPGRNLAILVEAAVRHQILRIRGYDAGVDFIDRQARAIRLDRPDPPVARD; this comes from the coding sequence ATGATCGACAGCCTCCAGAGCGTCGTCGTCCAGACCGGCGCCCAGCTCAAGCTGCGCTGGCTGACCCCGGAACCCCAGGCCCCTCGCCCGTTGCGCGGGGCGGATCCTGGGCAGTCGCTCATCGGCTCGCTCAATCTCATCCATCCCAATCGGCTCCAGGTCGTCGGTCCGCCCGAACAGGCCTATCTGGCGGCACTCGGGCGCACCGCCCGCGACGAGACGCTCGACAAGCTGTTCGCCGACCAGCCGGCGGCCATCATCCTGAGCGACGCCATCACCCCGAACGCGGATCTGCTGGAACGCGCCGGCGCCACCCGGACGCCGTTGCTCGGCTCCACGCTCGGCGACCAGGAGCTCATCAACCATCTGCGCTACTTCCTCACCCAGGCCCTGGCCGAGCGCAAGACCATCCACGGCGTCTTCATCGAGGTGCTGGGCATGGGGGTACTGCTGATCGGCGCACCGGCCGTCGGCAAGAGTGAGCTGGCGCTCGATCTCATCACGCGCGGCCACCGGCTGATCGCCGACGATGCACCGCGTTTCGCCCGCATCGCGCCCGAGGTGATCGAGGGGAGCTGCCCGGAGACGCTCAGGGACTTCCTGGAAGTGCGCGGACTTGGAATCCTCAACATCCGCGCCATGTTCGGCGAGGGAGCCGTTCTGCGCGACAAGACGCTCAATCTCGTCGTCGATCTCCAGCCGCTGGCCCAGCCCGAACTCGAATGCATCGACCGGCTCACAGGCAGTCTGTCGGCCATGAACGTGCTGGGCGTGGCCATCCCCAAGATCATCATGCCGGTGGCGCCCGGCCGCAATCTGGCGATCCTGGTGGAGGCCGCCGTCAGGCACCAGATCCTGCGCATCCGCGGCTATGACGCAGGCGTGGACTTCATCGACCGCCAGGCGCGCGCCATCCGTCTGGATCGGCCCGATCCCCCCGTCGCCAGAGACTGA
- the rapZ gene encoding RNase adapter RapZ — MQLIILSGLSGSGKSIALHTLEDMGFYCIDNLPFFLLQDLVLGLHETLDEAFGKTAVGIDARGNPEALRRLPDLASAARERGIDCRVLFLETQLEILIRRYSETRRRHPLTHSDRSLREAIQLEQEFLEPVRKRADLVIDTTQTNVHELRDQVRGWLLGGESPRISILLKSFGFKHGVPPDVDFVLDVRCLPNPHWETELRMLTGLDPEVARFLESSPEVLNMRADILAFFERWIPRFETDGRSYLTIAIGCTGGQHRSVYMTERLGERLESLGHKVIVRHRELA; from the coding sequence ATGCAACTGATCATCCTCAGCGGTCTGTCCGGCTCCGGCAAGAGCATCGCGCTCCACACGCTGGAGGACATGGGTTTCTACTGCATCGACAACCTGCCCTTCTTCCTGCTCCAGGATCTGGTGCTCGGGTTGCACGAGACGCTCGACGAGGCCTTCGGCAAGACGGCGGTCGGCATCGACGCGCGCGGCAATCCCGAGGCCTTGCGCCGGCTGCCCGATCTGGCGAGCGCGGCGCGCGAGCGCGGGATCGACTGTCGCGTGCTGTTCCTGGAGACCCAACTGGAGATCCTGATCCGGCGCTACAGCGAGACCCGGCGCCGCCATCCGCTCACCCACAGCGACCGCTCGCTGCGCGAGGCCATCCAGCTCGAACAGGAGTTCCTGGAGCCGGTGCGCAAGCGCGCCGATCTGGTGATCGACACCACCCAGACCAATGTGCATGAACTGCGCGACCAGGTGCGCGGCTGGCTGCTGGGCGGGGAGTCGCCCCGGATCTCGATCCTGCTCAAGTCCTTCGGTTTCAAGCATGGCGTGCCGCCCGACGTCGATTTCGTGCTCGACGTGCGCTGTCTGCCCAATCCGCACTGGGAGACCGAACTGCGGATGCTCACCGGGCTGGATCCGGAGGTCGCGCGCTTCCTGGAGTCCAGCCCCGAGGTGCTGAACATGCGCGCCGACATCCTCGCCTTCTTCGAGCGCTGGATCCCGCGTTTCGAGACCGACGGACGCAGTTATCTGACCATCGCCATCGGCTGCACCGGCGGTCAGCATCGCTCGGTCTACATGACCGAACGGCTCGGTGAGCGTCTGGAGTCGCTCGGCCACAAGGTCATCGTCCGTCATCGGGAACTGGCGTGA
- a CDS encoding PTS sugar transporter subunit IIA, whose amino-acid sequence MSVGILLVTHRSLGRDLLRIAGEILGRAPAGVACCEVVNDTPPDEILTRCRHLAATIDQGEGVLVLTDLYGATPANVARAFADSRAQVRVVSGLNLPMLLRTLNYAALDLEGLAEKALSGGRDGVRGGD is encoded by the coding sequence GTGAGCGTCGGCATCCTGCTCGTCACCCATCGCTCGCTCGGGAGGGATCTGCTGCGCATCGCCGGCGAGATCCTGGGCCGGGCGCCGGCCGGGGTCGCCTGCTGCGAGGTCGTCAACGACACCCCGCCCGATGAGATCCTCACCCGTTGCCGGCATCTGGCCGCGACCATCGATCAGGGCGAGGGCGTGCTGGTGCTGACCGATCTCTATGGCGCCACCCCGGCCAATGTCGCGCGCGCATTCGCCGACTCGCGCGCCCAGGTGCGCGTGGTCAGCGGCCTGAACCTGCCGATGCTGCTGCGAACCCTGAATTACGCCGCGCTCGACCTCGAGGGTCTGGCCGAGAAGGCCCTCAGCGGCGGTCGCGACGGCGTGCGCGGCGGCGACTGA
- a CDS encoding HPr family phosphocarrier protein, translating to MIRQELEIRNKLGLHARAAAKLVQCANRFESEVRVERRGQSVNGKSIMGVMMLAASQGTTIAVEAAGADEQEAMAAIEQLILDRFGEPE from the coding sequence ATGATTCGCCAAGAACTCGAGATCCGCAACAAACTCGGTCTGCACGCGCGGGCGGCCGCCAAACTGGTGCAGTGCGCCAATCGCTTCGAGAGCGAGGTCAGGGTCGAGCGCCGTGGCCAGAGCGTCAACGGCAAGAGCATCATGGGCGTCATGATGCTGGCCGCGAGCCAGGGCACCACGATCGCTGTCGAGGCCGCGGGCGCGGACGAACAGGAGGCCATGGCGGCCATCGAGCAACTCATACTGGACCGCTTCGGAGAACCAGAGTGA